The following proteins come from a genomic window of Anabas testudineus chromosome 3, fAnaTes1.2, whole genome shotgun sequence:
- the tppp3 gene encoding tubulin polymerization-promoting protein family member 3 isoform X2, with amino-acid sequence MAESTDVDQLLEAFKKFAIHGDTKATGKELNGKNWAKLCKDCKIIDGKNVTGTDVDIVFSKVKQKTSRVITFDEFHRALEELAPKRFKGQSKEEAEQSIFKLVEGKEPTNVGVTKVAKTGAVDRLTDTSRYTGSHRERFDESGKGKGREGREELVENTGYVGAYKNAGTLNRTH; translated from the exons ATGGCGGAGAGTACAGATGTGGACCAGCTTCTGGAGGCTTTTAAGAAGTTTGCCATTCACGGAGATACAAAGGCGACAGGGAAGGAGCTCAATGGAAAGAACTGGGCCAAACTATGCAAAGACTGCAAGATCATCGATGGCAAGAACGTCACCGGCACAGATGTGGACATTGTTTTCTCCAAAGTCAA acaGAAGACATCCAGGGTGATCACGTTTGACGAGTTTCACAGGGCCCTGGAGGAGCTGGCTCCAAAGAGGTTTAAAGGTCAAAGTAAGGAGGAGGCGGAGCAGTCCATCTTCAAACTGGTTGAAGGGAAAGAGCCCACCAACGTCGGAGTGACG AAAGTGGCCAAAACGGGGGCGGTGGACCGTCTGACCGACACATCCCGTTACACGGGATCGCACAGGGAGCGATTCGATGAGAGCGGCAAAGGCAAAGGCCGAGAGGGCCGGGAGGAGCTTGTGGAGAACACTGGCTACGTGGGAGCGTACAAGAACGCTGGAAC TTTGAACAGGACTCACTGA
- the tppp3 gene encoding tubulin polymerization-promoting protein family member 3 isoform X1 produces the protein MAESTDVDQLLEAFKKFAIHGDTKATGKELNGKNWAKLCKDCKIIDGKNVTGTDVDIVFSKVKQKTSRVITFDEFHRALEELAPKRFKGQSKEEAEQSIFKLVEGKEPTNVGVTKVAKTGAVDRLTDTSRYTGSHRERFDESGKGKGREGREELVENTGYVGAYKNAGTYDTKIKSDK, from the exons ATGGCGGAGAGTACAGATGTGGACCAGCTTCTGGAGGCTTTTAAGAAGTTTGCCATTCACGGAGATACAAAGGCGACAGGGAAGGAGCTCAATGGAAAGAACTGGGCCAAACTATGCAAAGACTGCAAGATCATCGATGGCAAGAACGTCACCGGCACAGATGTGGACATTGTTTTCTCCAAAGTCAA acaGAAGACATCCAGGGTGATCACGTTTGACGAGTTTCACAGGGCCCTGGAGGAGCTGGCTCCAAAGAGGTTTAAAGGTCAAAGTAAGGAGGAGGCGGAGCAGTCCATCTTCAAACTGGTTGAAGGGAAAGAGCCCACCAACGTCGGAGTGACG AAAGTGGCCAAAACGGGGGCGGTGGACCGTCTGACCGACACATCCCGTTACACGGGATCGCACAGGGAGCGATTCGATGAGAGCGGCAAAGGCAAAGGCCGAGAGGGCCGGGAGGAGCTTGTGGAGAACACTGGCTACGTGGGAGCGTACAAGAACGCTGGAACGTACGACACTAAGATCAAGTCAGATAAATAA